A segment of the Corylus avellana chromosome ca2, CavTom2PMs-1.0 genome:
aAAAGCTCAAGAGACAATAATTACAAGATATCAAGAAACCATAATTACGAGATCTCAAGAGACAAGAATTACAATTATGATGGTTAATGTAGAAGTAAAAAGCGACATGTAACATTTAGAATGACATTGAGAATTTTAGATGGATGGTCGtagtttctttgtcttttttgatAACCATAGCACAGAGGAAGTTGAAGGTGCAGCGGCGTGCCTTTATACTGGATGTCGGTAAGCAAATTTATGTTGAAACATTTGATTGATGTCTAAgaaattgaaatggaaagaatGAATGAATTAATGAGTAAGGAGATATTGCCTTACTGAACTAAGTGGGCGCTAGTGAATGTTTAGGGCCTGTTTGATTATGTTTCAAGCTTGTTTCCAATCTAAGTGGGCGCTAGTGAATGAGCTATATTGTGCAATATCGCATAGGGCTTTACTGATGGCTTTTACTAGGGGTGGGAGGTATCATCCTTCATTTCGTTATCTTATGTAAATCTGCTTCCTGAAGGAAGCCTTCTTTCACCTTTTGGGTTAATccaattctttaaatttttatccttAGTACAAACTCGTCTTAAATTTTACAATCCTGTAAATTGAAACCTACTGATAATGTAGAAGTAGTGAAAGACTAGTCAGTCCCATATTGAACCAAGATGTTGTCGTTGAACTTTAAAtcaaagaaaagattaaaaaaaaaaaaaaaagatatttaattaGAGAAGTAATGAAAAATGGCATTGCACCTATCTTTCTGATCAAGAGTGGTGTTAAGTTCTATTTAATACTACAAGTACTAGTTCATTAGAGATCATCTATTAGGGATCAGATTTACAGATTCGTTGAAAGCAGTAAGACCATGATGTTTGtttcaaatatatacaaaacGCATTAGGCAACTATTTTTGAACAAGCAATTCTTAATTCTCCTTGTAGAATTGTTAAAGCAAAGGGACATGAAGGTCTACGAAACTGCGTTACACATAATAGCCAGCACGAAACTTAATATAATCTATATCACCCACAGGCAGGCAAAATACCTAGTGGGCTGTGTGGTGCAGCATTATATATCTCTGCCCTTTGACATGGGTACATGTTTTCGGAGCCTGACATCGTAAGTCCAGCTCGATCACCTCGTACGTAGAGGTTTGCATTTTGCTTGCATATTCTGGCTGATATTTTGCTTGCATGCATTTTGCTTCCATTTTAATCGACTCTCCCTGATATTTTCTTTAACGGGTATCATTGATGACTCCATTCCTTATTTATACTTCCTAGTATTCCAAAACATTCATCTTAACATTTTAACCTCAGCTTTGTGAATGTGTTACTTCTTCACAACTCACTTTGTAACATAGAACTTTGCCGGTCAAAGAGCACTCTTATAAAATTATAGCAATTACAAGTAGTTTGACCGCTCAACAAGCGtggaaaacatataaatgttCAAAGAGTATGATGAGCCTCACCCTAAGCATCATAGGGGCCCGAGCTTTAGACCTTGAACTTCCCGTTGATGAGTATGTTGGTGATTtgggggatatatatatatatatatatatatatatatatatatatatatatatatcaaattatgAAGTTGTTCGCCATTAGCCTTATAAAACATTAAAGTATCATCTGCAGACAATAAGTGCATTACAACCATACTCCCTCACTAATTAATATCTCAAATTATGAAGTTGTTCGCCATTAGCCttataaaatatcaaagtatCATCTGAAGACAACAAGTgcatcacaatatatatatatatatatatatatatatatatatatatatcaaattatgAAGTTGTTCGCCATTAGCCTTATAAAACATTAAAGTATCATCTGCAGACAATAAGTGCATCACAGGGGCCCGAGCTTTAGACCTTGAACTTCCCGTTGATGAGTATATTAGTGATTTGGTGGTTGAATTAGTATTATCAAATAATTCATCTGCCACAGCCATGTGTGTGGTCGTTGAAGCTTtctgcagagagagagagagagacgtaagAGATGCTGACTTTGCTGATCCCTTACTCTCTCACACTTGGTCCTCCCATTCTCGATtagactttattttttattttttaaatttaatttatcttaAATTTCTTGTCTAGTGCAAGAGTAACAAGCTCGCATCTTTTCCTCGGTCAGTCTTCtgtctataatttcttttattttctacacAAGAAGTCaagaacccttttttttttttggcttttgtccAAGTTGCCTATTACTTATTATAACGACTTTGATGTTGGAACAGCATgattttatcttcttctttttttttaatttcttctttagGCTGGCAGAAATTGATGAAGGGGTCAAtttcatcaaattgaaagttcagaaagtaaaattgaaagttattgATATTTGGAAGGGTCTTGTCAAAACACAGTTGTTCATGAATTCAAAATaattatctctctctttttttctttttttttttccaagtactaattcaattcaattgtaaAAGTCGATCTTACCCTCTTGCGTGAATAAGAAGTCTTCTTGCATGGGTACTCTATAAAATTATGTGGTCCTTACATCCTTGCAAGAGCATAAACCCTTCACCTATAGTTTCTCCTTTCCCAAGgactaaaaaaaagttatgggCACATATTTGTATCACTTCATATTCATGCGTTTTCTCCTGATCTTTCTTTCGTTGTTTCTCCTTCAACTCACTGGCTCTTTATCTTCTATGCAGCCATTTTGCCATGAAGATGAGAGCTCAGCCTTGCTGCAATTCAAGGATACTTTTATCATAAACAAGTCAGCTTCTGGTTATCCTAAGGTTGCATCATGGACTCTAGAAGGAGGGAATATTAGTACCGATTGCTGCTCATGGGATGGGGTCGAGTGTGACGAGGACATGGGTCGTGTGGTTGGCCTTGACATTAGCAGCAGCTGTCTATATGGTTCTATCAATTCCAGCAATAGCCTCTTCCGCCTTGTACAACTTCGAAGGCTTAATCTTGCTAATAATCACTtcaattattctcaaatccCATTTGGATTTGGCAATCTTACGAGGCTAACCTATCTCAACCtctctgcttcttctttttccggACAAATCCCCTCAGAGGTTTCACACCTCTCCGAGTTGTCTTCCCTTGATCTGTCTTCGAATGATCATTTATATGCCAAAAGTCTACAAGTTTTGgtccaaaacttaaccaacCTAGAAGAACTTCGGCTCAGTTTTGTAAACTTGCCATCCACTGTGCCTGACATCTTGGCAAATTTTTCTACTTTGACAACTCTACAGCTAAGAAACTGTGGATTGTATGGGGATTTTCCAACCAAAATGTTTCAGCTACCAAACCTAAAAGATCTTAGGGTAGGATTCAATCAAGATCTCACTGGCTATCTCCCTGAATTTCACTCAAGCAATTCCCTTCGGGCTTTAGGGCTCAAAGCCACCAATTTCTTTGGCAAACTACCCACTTCAATTGGAAACCTCACTTTCTTAAATATTCTAGATATTTCTGATAGCAATTTCTCAGGATCTATCCCACCTTCACTCAGTAACCTCACCAAACTCCATTATCTAGACCTCTCTCACAACAATCTTCAAGGTCAAATCCCTTCTTCCTTGCCAGTTAACCTTAACCACGTAACCTTTCTCGGCCTAGCAAACAATTACTTGCAAGGCACCATTCCTAGCTCATTCTCTAAACTCAAGAATGTTGAGTGCCTTGACCTTAGTGGAAATGATTTAATTGGGGAAATTTCACCATGGATTTGCAATATGAGCTTACTCAGTATACTTGATTTTTCCCATAACAGTTTGAGTGGGGTGCTTCATCCATGTTTCAGCAACTTCAGTCAATTTTTGCAAGTGCTCCATCTACGAAGCAACAACTTCCATGGCACCATACCGAAATCATGGGCAAAGGAAAGCAGCTTAAGGATGATTGACTTAAGCCAAAACCAGTTAAAGGGCCAGCTTCCAAGATCATTGGCCAAGTGTACGATGCTAGAGTATCTTCATGTTGGTGGCAACCAGATCAATGATACCTTTCCATTTTGGTTGGGAACTCTTCCCGAATTGAAGGTTCTTGTTCTCCATTCTAATGGATTCAATGGTATTATAAGGTGTCCAGGAACCAATTATACCTTCCCTAAGCTGCGGATCATTGACCTCTCTCTCAATGATTTTTCTGGAAATTTGCCTACAAGTTGCTTCCTTCATTGGGATGCCATGAAAACTATTGAAGCCAATCAGTTGATATACCTGAATGCAAGTGTTGCTGGAGATGGGTGGCGTTCAGGAGACATTAAGAGTCTAGGTTTTTTGTACTCAGTTACAGTAGCAAATAAAGGTTTAAACTTAGACTACAAGAAGATCCAAGATGTGTTCAAGGTCATTGATTTCTCGAGCAATAGATTTGAGGGAGAAATTCCGGAGCTTCTAGGGAGTCTTAAAGGACTTCATTTGTTAAATCTTTCCAATAACACTTTGACTGGTCATATCCCATCATCTTTGGGGAACTTGACACATGGAATCAATGGACCTTTCCCAAAACAAGTTGGTCGGGGGAATACCTCCGCAGCTAACAcaactcttttttcttgaattctttAATGTCTCCAACAATCGTCTCAGTGGATCTATATCACATGGAAATCAATTTGACACATTTCAAGATAGTTCATTTGAAGGTAATCCAAGATTGTGTGGAAGCCTTTTATCAAAGAGATGTATAGATTTCAAGGACACACCAACTCTACCTTCTCTCTTCGAAGAAAATCAAAGCTCAGAGTCtccatttgaatttggttggaaAGTAATTGTCATAGGGTATGGGTGCGGACTTGTAATAGGAGTTGTTATTGGGAAAATCGTGATTACAAGGAAGTATGATTGGTATTTGAAGGCTTTGGAAATATGTAGCAAACTTGGAGAACACTGACTTGGAGAAAgtcataaatttaaatttagctaaataaaatgttttttaaaaaaatataaaatatttatgttCCTAGCATTATTATATGGTGTTTGATAGAATTGTAAGCCTGTACAAATTTCAATGTAATATTATCCTTGCCCATAATTCTACAATAATCGTGTAGATGTAATCAAGCCACTAATGTATGAAattctatttaaatttaatttcttcttcaCTGCTACGGGTACGTATGAAGTAGGTTTCTTCAATCTcaactattatttttaaaaatgatggagattttgtttatttatcacCATTTATAACCAGACAAGTGATTGATTTGGTaaattacaaaatcatataaaatggTGATATGGCAAAATCTtcactatttaatttaaaatatatttaaagaaaCAATGGAATAGTTTAAGAATTTTAGGaaatcttgatatatatatcattctttcaaccatctttcaatatttctttttgtaaattcaATGAATTCACCGttaaatttgtggactcatgtgaGTCTCAACGGTGAATTCATTGTCATTCACTATACCGAAATAGATGAAAGAtgtaatgaaaaattatttttattatttctcttaagTCTTAAGTAAATAAGAAGGAGATTTAATTCGGATTCCCAACAATAGGTTGATGTGCCTTAATTATATCAGCAACAATATGTTATCTAGCTATCTttatcactctaaaaatgaatTCTATAAATAGCAAGCATCAATATTGGTAAACAAATTCAGGGATTGCCTTTAATCAGAATTCTTATTTGATTACCGAACACccttaattatgtttaattttaatcacaataaaatgcacaatttttaatttatgtggtcttgtaatttggatattttggttataaaatattgagaatattggttgaatttaaacatttaattggagaatttaacacaattttaaactcaattctaataatgaaaaaaaaaatccaaaaaaaacaaaaaaaaaaacttcagaaatttttttgctttagcCCCTTCCCATAAAACTTCTTGATTCCATCCCTCACTTACCTTGTAGACATACACGatatcaaaacaacaaaaaaaacaaaaaaacaaaaaaacaaaaacaaaaaacaaaaaaaaaaaattcagcgtCACCTACGAACTACGATATGAAATGTCTGTCCCGGCCTACCGCTGGGtgttggacaaagttttcaaaATCATGTGAACGAGGACGACGACTTTTTTAACGATGAAAGATAGGGAAATCATGCAAGAAGTCGACGTATCTTTAAAGAAGTTGTTGcgaaatcaaatcattcaaatCTTGCATGGGCCCAGAAACTTAATCAAATCATTCACATCTTGCACTAGCCCATAAACTTAATCAAATCATTCAAATCATGCATGGGCCCATAAACTTAATTACATGACCCTtctatcattttgtttttttacatgtccatacaagacaAGACAAGGAGATGTAGATTTAAACtagtcaataaaaaaaaaaaaaaaaaaattgcatcgCTACTTTTGTTAAcgttttttagattttaaaaatattctaGTGTAACATaatattttgtgaatattttcatgtttttttttttttttttgaagggaaatCTCTTCTCATTCCATAAAAGATTCAGAATATAATTATAAAGTCGTAGAtacatcaaaaaatttaacaatcaaATCGTATCCATGACCTCCGATCTCACCCATGTATTAACTTCATTTTTGGCATAAATTTGCTCCTGGCAGACTAGATATAAGACATGGATAGATCATATCCctacaacaaaaatttttatttaaccgGCCGAGAGATAAGCCCTCACACCAAAAATTATCAGTCCTCAACTCGAAAGCCAgaacaacataaacaaacaaaaaccaaaaaacctcAAACAGCAACGACATGCTCACACAAAAGCACATGAGATTCACGCGATCTACTCTCCGGCGCGTTCGAACCACGATCGTCGCTTGCCAACAGGAGGGAAAACGTATGTAGTGTACAAGACTCGTTGGCGCCGAGGAAGGTGTAATAACACGTATAGGACTTGAACCGGCGACGAAAACGTAGATCTGCTTTGGAAAAGCCGATCTAAGAATCCTTGCAGaaattgtcaaagacaaaacaTCGGGGAGGAAAACGAACAGCGAGGTGGAGGATGCTGGGCGCTGATGCTGTAgtttagacaaaatttaaaaccaaaaaaaaaaaggaaaaatgagaagGGAGGAAGAATGGAAGAAACCATCCTTCTGAATCGCACTGGAAGGGGGCTAGGGTTTCcttgagagagagattgttCTTTTAGActtttctaaacaaaaagaaaagtcttgatattttcatgtgttttaggttggttgttaatgtttttgtttcaaaaagagaaaataaaagggacaaagaaaaagagttatCAAGCGAGTAATTTGGACTCATTTGCTAATGCTTTTTAGAactgttttttactttttagttaaaaaataaaagcattaacaaacaattcaacacacaattcatttttcctttttccatcttaataaaataaataaaatataaaaaacctcAACACACGAAACTCATACaactatttttatctttatcaagaaacaaaaaattgagcACCTTCTAATTAAGAAGCATTAGCAAACAAGCCTAgagataattaaaataaaaaataaaaattagtgtGGGTGAGTTAAACACATCAACAGTTGTAGTTATCATTCGCATGAaagaatgattttaaaaagagaactgctatttagtttaattaatattgacttaaaataaaggaaaatgataaaggcacaacttaaacccaactttagaccaacttttctcttaagtgtaaaaaaaaaattgcatgtggaggagagagagagcctgaaactagagagagaaagagaaatttagTCTAGAAGTTGGGCCAAAGTTAGGTTTAAGTTGTGTCTGTATGATCCAAACTaattggcttttaaaatcaccattagaattatgattgatcattattaaattttaataaaatgataattttaaaagttactcTATTTTTAGAGAAACACAAAaaagacttttaaaataactccaccgttaaaaaaaaaggccccACATAAAGCAACTTGTTAACGACGGGATAAGTACTCTACATTGCTAAGGAAGGAAagagcacatgttttttttttttttttttttttttttttgaaaccctcCTCGGCGTTATCAAAGGCCCAATCAGcccaataaaatataaattaatttaattaatttagcaTTTATTACGTACATAGGCAGCCCAAAAATGATTGGAATTTGAGGGCttagagatagagagaaataAATTAGCAGGGATAAGTGCAAACGCAAATATCATCTGGCTTTTTCTGCCCACCACAACGCCCTGAAGAAGCAGCCCCAAATGTACCCCTACAATCAATATTGCACTCTCTGTTGTCACAAGCATTCTTTGGAACATGATAAACCATCTGGCAACTCTTTGCTTCTCCCATCATCACCATATTTCCTGCAACCAACAACCCCAGTTCACGGGTCATTCTCGGGTCGAGATTCACAGCAATTATCTGTcaaaattgctagtaatttgaaCAGTAATGTAAGAGACCTCATATGAGATTCATCTGTTAGAGTAGGCAATCGAGtagttcaaaatttatttggacagGTGAGTCTCATATAAAGTGTTTCACATATCAGtctaaattgctagcaattccaACACGTCGACTTTATTGCTAGACATAAGCCAACTAGGGCACTTTTTCAATTAGGATGTATATAGACAAATCGACTCAAACTGTAAATGTAAAATTTTactaaagattatatatatatatattttttagagtGAACTTTGTACATATTATTGGTaaaagattagaaaaagaaTGTACATTCATGATATAAATTCATATAACATGGAAAAGCTGAGACTCAAAATTTCCATTTCATCATGCTTGAGGAAAACAAGATAGCAGACGATGAAAGCTTACCATTAATGGTGATGAACAGAATAAGTAGAAAAATGCCAGAAATCGAGAGACTTTTCATGGCAAATGGGAATATAATTTTCTGCAATATGGTCATGTGTTGAATGACATTTTATAGGTAGAAATTGTGAAGTATTGATTGTTGGGAATCCAAATTTGATCTTCTTATTTACTTCatagaaattataaaaattattctccaTCTCATCTCCGTAAACAGAATGAATGAATTCGCCATTGAATTTTTGTGAGATccacataagttcacaaatctaatgatgtATTCATTGAATTTACAGAAAGAGATAAAGAATGACGTGTAACATGCCTCCTTACTTCATAAGGCGTAGCCAAATAAATTAAGATTTCCTAAATTTCTTAAACTATTCCATCGtttctttaaatatattttaaatttaatagtgaagATTTTGCTATATCAtcattttatatgattttgtaatttACCATATCAATCACTTGTCAGGTTATAAATggtgataaataaaaaaatctctaaatAATAGTTGAGATTGAAGAAACCTACTCCATACAAAATGGAATTTAAATAGAATTTCACATATTAGTGGCTTGAttaaatctaataatgattatTATAGATAATGCATGAACTTAAATGTGGCATGTTATCGAGGTAACCAAAAAGAATTCTCCTCTCAaaaggcttcatcttcactcTTGTAAATACGCTTCTTCTTCACAAAATCGAAAGATAATTTTTGGTTTAAAGCTTTTTTATgacatagaaaacaaaaatctgataaaaatatacttaTCAATTCTCAACTGTaacataccacatttttattatataggtGTCATTTTTTCCAAGTATTTTGATGCCTAAAATCGAATAAATtgcataatttgagaatttattatttctttaaaagttGTAGGAGATTTTAATACCCGTAGGAGAGAATTCGCATTCCCGGCAAAACCATTCCCTCCACTTAAGCGTTAGGATTCCGGCAATTCTCAAAGATTATCTTCAACACAATGGCCTATTAAGGtgatttatcattattatttttttaatagtgttttttttaaaacacacaatcttaaaggttaaattgtgattttgaaggctaaactgcgattttgccaaacgtttaacaattttttttttttaaaatcacattttcaaatcgtacttttttaaatcgcaaacccaaaGAACCTTATTTTGCTGAATGGGCCTTTAATCATTCCCCGGGGAGAGGGGCGTTTCTTTTAGTGTTTACCTTCGTTTTAAGGCTTATCGGATCCTAGTCTTTGGTGGATTATATAACAAGTTTCCTTAAGTGGGTTTTCCTTTGGTGAGACATTTGaaacgcatttttttttttttttttttaaggattatGTGTAACGTATTAGGAGCTTAATCCTCCGTTAAGATCTGGAAAGAATAAGAAATGTCCCTAATCtaaaacaataattacaaattgCATACTCTCCAATGATGATGAGCCATCACATTGACTATACGGCTTAACATGTGCCATCTTTCATAATTTATAGCACATAT
Coding sequences within it:
- the LOC132168980 gene encoding receptor-like protein 30 yields the protein MQPFCHEDESSALLQFKDTFIINKSASGYPKVASWTLEGGNISTDCCSWDGVECDEDMGRVVGLDISSSCLYGSINSSNSLFRLVQLRRLNLANNHFNYSQIPFGFGNLTRLTYLNLSASSFSGQIPSEVSHLSELSSLDLSSNDHLYAKSLQVLVQNLTNLEELRLSFVNLPSTVPDILANFSTLTTLQLRNCGLYGDFPTKMFQLPNLKDLRVGFNQDLTGYLPEFHSSNSLRALGLKATNFFGKLPTSIGNLTFLNILDISDSNFSGSIPPSLSNLTKLHYLDLSHNNLQGQIPSSLPVNLNHVTFLGLANNYLQGTIPSSFSKLKNVECLDLSGNDLIGEISPWICNMSLLSILDFSHNSLSGVLHPCFSNFSQFLQVLHLRSNNFHGTIPKSWAKESSLRMIDLSQNQLKGQLPRSLAKCTMLEYLHVGGNQINDTFPFWLGTLPELKVLVLHSNGFNGIIRCPGTNYTFPKLRIIDLSLNDFSGNLPTSCFLHWDAMKTIEANQLIYLNASVAGDGWRSGDIKSLGFLYSVTVANKGLNLDYKKIQDVFKVIDFSSNRFEGEIPELLGSLKGLHLLNLSNNTLTGHIPSSLGNLTHGINGPFPKQVGRGNTSAANTTLFS